Genomic window (Apodemus sylvaticus chromosome 22, mApoSyl1.1, whole genome shotgun sequence):
acaaacaatataaagtatcttagtgtgactctaaccaaacatgtgaaagatctgtatgacaggaacttcaagtctttgaagaaagaaattgaagacctcagaagatggaaaaattttccatgctcttggattggcaggattaatatagtaaaagtggccattttaccaaaagcaatatacagattcaatgcaatccccaccaaaatcccaactcagttcttcatagagttagaaagagcaattatcaaattcatctggaataacaaaaaacccaggatagctaaaactatcctcaacagtaaaagaacttttgacAGAATCAGTATCTCCAACCTCAAGCAAAGCTACAgagtaatagttttaaaaactgtatggtgttattacagtgacaggcaagtagatgaatgaaatagaattgaagacccagaaatgaaccttcacacccatggtcacttgatatttgacaaaagagctacatccctccagtgggaaaaagacagtcttttcaacaaatggtactgattcaactggaggtcagcatacagaagtatgcaaatctatccattcttatctcctgtactatGCTCAACtgtaagtggatcaaggacatccacataaaaccagacacactaaaactaatagaaaagaaactggggaagacccttgggcacatgggcacagaggaaaatttcctgaagagaacaccaatagcttatgctcaaagattgagaattgacaaatgggacctcataaaattactaagtgtcctgcaaggcaaaggacactgtcaaaaggacaaaatggcaaccaacaaattggaaaaagatctttaccaaccctacatcctacagagggcttatatacaagatatataaagaactcaagaaggtatactctagagagccaagtaaccctattaaaaaatggggtacagagataaacaaaaaattttctcctgaggaatatcgaatggctgagaagcacctaaagaaatgttcaacatccttagtcatcagggaaatgaaaatcaaaacaactcagagatttcacctcacaccagtcagaatgaccaagatcaaaaactcaggagacagcagatgatagcgaggatgtagagaaagaggaacgctcctccactgctggtgggtttgcaagctggtacaaccactctggaaatcagactggtagttcctcagaaaacttggcatgatactaccataggacccagctataccactcctgggcacatacccagaagattccccaccatgtaataaggatacctgctccactgtgtttatagtggccctatttaaaatagccagaagctaaaaagaacccacaagtccctcagtggaggaatggatacagaaaatgtggtatatatacatagtggagtactgttcagccattaaaaacaataaattcatgaaattcttagacaaatggatggaactggagaatatcatactgagtgaggtaacccaatcacaaaagaacacacatagtatacactcactgataagtggatattagcctagaagcttggaatagccaagacacaattcacatatcaaatgatgcccaagtagaaggaaggagaggcccctggttctgtaaaggctcagtgcagcagtgtaagggaataccaggacggggaatcgggaaggggtagattgggaaataggggcagggaagagggtttatgggacttttggggaagggggatccaggaaaggggaaatcatttgaaatataaataaagaatatatcgaataaaaaatatgaaaaaagagaaaggaaaaaagaagagtgaGGGCTTGAGAAAACTGTGATGTCTTGAGTCTTAGAGAAAAAGACTGTGGCATTCCTCATCTTCCCAACAGCCGCATTCAAGTCAGACTGGGAGAACACAACATCATTGTAGTTGAGGGCTATGAGCAGTTTGTCAATGCTGCCAAGATCATCAGGCACCCCAATGTTAATTTGAGGACCCtaaacaatgacatcatgctGATCAAGCTCTCTTCCCTTGTGACCCTCAATGTCAGAGTGTCCACTGTGGCTCTGTCCACCTCCTGTGCACCTGCTGGCACACAGTGTCACATCTCTGGCTGGGGCAACACTCTCAGCTGTGGTGTCAATAACCCAGACTTGCTCCAGTTCCTGGATGACCCACTGCTGCCTCAGGCTGACTGTGAAGCCTCCTATCCTAGAAAGATCACTGATAACATGGTCTGTGCTGGCTTCCTAGAGGGAGGCAAGGACTCCTGCCAGGGTGATTCTGGTGGCCCTGTGGTCTGCAATGGGGACCTCCAGGGCATTGTCTCCTGGGGCTATGGTTGTGCCCTGCCAGATAATACTAGTGTGTACACCAAGATCTGCAACTATGTGGACTAGTTTCAGCACACAATTGCTGCCAACTAGAGATCCTCAATTCCTCTGCAGTAACTATACCAATAAAGTGAAATTGTCTttatcaaaaaaccaaacaaagcaaagcaaaaaacaaaaaaaactgcatggtattgatacagggGCACGCAGGcaaaccaatggaatagaattgaaaacccagaaatgaaccctcacaccaatggtcacttgatctttggcaaaggagttaaaatcatccagtggaaaaaagatagcattttcaacaaatggtgcttggtcAACTGGAAGAAATGCatcatgtagaaggatgcaaattgatccattcttatctccctgtacaaagctcaagtccaactggatcaaggatctcctcataaaaccagaaacactgagtctaatagaagaaaatttagggaagaacctggagcacatgggcacaggagaagttttcctgaatagaacaccaatagcttaggctctaagatcaagaattgacaaatgggacctcataaaattacaaaacttctgtaaggcaaaggacactgtcaataggacaaaacagtaaccaacagattgggaagagatccttaccaatcctacatctgatagagggctaatatccaatatatacaaagaactcaagaagttagactctagagaaccaaataaccctattaaaaatggggtgcagagctgaacaaagaattctcaactgaggaataccagatggctgagaaacacctaaagaaatgttcaatatccttagtcatcagggaaatgcaaagcagaaacaacactgagattccaccttgcaccagtcagaatgacaaagatcaaaaactcaggagacagctaatgctggataggatgtggagaaagaggaatactcctccattgctggtgggattacaagatggtaaaacccctctgaaaatcagtctggtggttcctcagaaaactggacatagcactacctgaggacccagctatacctttcctggccatatacccagaagatgctccaaaatgtaataaggacacatgctgtacgatgttcatagcagccttatttataatatccagaagctggaaagaacccagatgtccctcaatagagaaatggatacagaaaatgtggtacatttacacaatggagtactactcagctagtaaaaacaatgaattcatgaaattcttaggcaaatggatggagctaaaaactatcatcctgagtgaggtaatccaatcacaaaagaacatggtttgcaatcactgataagtggatattagcccaaaagttcacagaccacttgaaggtcaagatgaaggaagaccaaagtgtggatactttgatccttattggaaattgtatcaaaacacccatggctcacagccaaccaatagaatgagcatagggtccccagtggagcagctagagagaggacccaaggagctgaagaggtttgcagctccacaggaggaacaataataccaaccagtacctccagagctccccggggctaaaccaccaaccaaagagtacacatgcagggacccacggctccagaaacatatgtagcagaagatgaccatttcagacatcagtgagagaagaggccatttGTCCTATGAATGCTTCATTCCccagaacagggaaatgcaagtcgGGAAATTGAGGtgatggtgagcagggggagagggaatgggatgggggttttctgtGGGCTaacgtggaaaggggataacatttgaaaagtaaataaagcaaatatctaataaaaaaattttaaaaatgaggggAGAGAGTTCATTCAAAGAGGAGCTATTTTCTCCCCCTGGTTTGGGCTCAGGTTATTAAATGAGGCCCACTGTTTTCGAGGGCGCCCTGCTCCTGCTCTGGGAAGCGCTCTGGATCACGTTTTCTGTCCTTCCCCAGCCTGACTAAGAAGCTGTGCACAGTTCCAGGCACGTGCCTGGGGGACTCGCTTCAAGCCTCACTCACCTTCTCCTTGGGCTTCCTGCACACATGGAATGCTGTGTGCTTTTAATTAACTCAGAACTGATGTAGGTGCAGCTCCGTATTTGTGAAGATTCGGATGGCTCTTTCTGCTCCTGTGTGTCTAAAAAAAGCTTGAAAGAAGGCTGGGTAAAAAGGGAAAACGCTAAAGACTGCTCAGTTTAAAACTGAAACAGTTATTATAGGTAGTATTGACTGGAAGAAGAGCTACAATAAGAAGTCAATTGTTTCTGCCTGTTTTCTCCTTCAGTTCCTAAACCACGCCCCCATTTTCTGCTTTCCTGCCTTGGGGCCTCCGGACTTGAAACCTCATTGGCTACTTCTTTCTGGTCTAGGCTTAAAtttggagggggaaggaaggcatATAGCTGTAGCTGAGTTCTCTGGTCTTgctctgttttccttttgttgctgtcgttgttttgtttgttgtttttgggtttttggtttgttttgttttctcctcccAAGCTTGCTCTGGGCTGTAGTAACAAGGTTCCTTCCCTCTACACCTTTACAACCCAAGGGTGATGCTTTAGTCATTTTCCAAATAGAACaagaggaaaggcagaaaggaaacTCATCTTCTGTAGGCTAAAGGCCAAACAGCACAGTACTGGCTCTGGGACGGGGCCTCATATCCTGATGATGTCATGAAAGAAGGCAGGATCATATCACAAAGGTGACAGAGAGTCAGACCGATTCAAGGATAGGCTCATGCTATTATAACAACTAGAGTCATGAGAACTAATTCAAGCCTCATGGGAACTACCTTAATTCCATCTGAAAGCACACCAGACTTCCAACAGAGGGGACATAGAAACCACATCCAAATCAGATGGCAAGAGAGAATAACGGATAGTCACCATACTTGTTTTTTTCCATTAAGCACATTCAACATCCACTGGAATTGCTTAAGGAAACTTCCTTCAGTTAAATATTGTGTGTCATGTATATTATGCCAAGACcctaacagagagagagagagagagagagtgtgtgtgtgtgtgtgtgtgtgtagtctagaTCAGGAATCTCCCTCTGACACCTCCCACCTTATGATTTGCTACAGGATCTTTCTCTGAACATGCAGCTTATCCTAGAGCAGCCGTGCAGTGACTGCCAAGGATCACCTTATCTGTGCCCAGTCCACCGCCACCACTGGGTCCACAGGTAAGTTCCACCAAGCCAGGCTTTTCAAGGCTTAATGATGTGCAGCAAACTTCACTCAATGAGCCGGTGTCCCAGGCCCCAGAGTCTGTTTTCTAGCTATGTCCTCTACTGTCACCTTAGCTCTACTCTGAGGGCAACAACATTGCTGACTTAATCATCCTGCTCCCAATGTTTGCAACACAGCCAAGAGTATCAATGGCATTTTCAGTAaactggataaaaaaaaatcGTGGGTCAATTAGTGGATTTCTATGTAATGCTTTGGTTTAGGGGAAAGctgaagggtttttgtttgtttgcttgtttgttgttttgatctTTAACACATAAGATCAAGGAACATAAATGATCAGTTTTTACAACATGGAATAAGAACAATTATTACTCCTTATTATTTGCAATCCAACCATTATTTAGAGACTATGTCCTACCCTACAGGAAGCCAAGATAGTGGGCGCTAAGCCAGCCTCTTCAGAAGCTGTCTCATCAGTAGGCACTGGAGGAAACCATGATAGGTTTGGACACCAAGTCTAACATTATATGTGATTTTTGTCATTAACAGTGTGTTAATTAAAAGAAGGGTGTGCTTCCCAGTTGGTAGTGTTACATGGGGAGGTCAGGGAACTTTTAGGACGAaaagccttgctggaggaactatgtcactgagggtgggatTCAGACTTTATAGCACGGTCCCACTCCAGcttcccctctctgcttcccagataTGCATGGCAATGTGATCCAGACAGCCTCCTGTTGCGGCCACTATACCTCCTTCCCATTATGGACTTTTCCATTGAagctataagccaaaataaatgctttcttctataaattgtTTCTGGTCATAGTGTTCTATCATAACCACATAAAGCAGCATGTTAAATTTCCTGAGTATTGGGTACGGAAGAGGCAGATAAATGGTTAAGAGCTGCACTTTCAGAGGACCAatgttcaatttctagcactTACATGGCCACTCCGAACTATCTGcagctccagttctagaggatccgcTGTCCTCTTCTGGTCACCATTGGCATCagccatgcatgtgtacacagatacacatgcatgcaacccAACCATACCCATTAAAGATAGTAACAATTTTAGTGATTTACAGGGTCCTAAATGATGAGGACCCTGATCAATTCATATAACAAAAACTCTAAATCATTATGTCACCCATAAACCTTTTCTTTGTCCCTtttaaccctttcttcccctgACCCAAGACAACAAGATATTGCTCCAGGCAATATTTTCACAGTAGTCCACCAGAAAACAATAAAGATgggtgtttttatttgctttctgttattcttgggttttgttgtattttttcttttctttctttctctctttttttctttcttgtttctttccttgtttctccccACTCCTCTCTAATTCCCATGGCTTAGCTACAAAATAGGCTGGGGAAGTGTCCAGCTAGTGTTCATAGCTTCTATAATGCAAGACACTATTTACTTGTGTTGTAAACTCTGTCACAAATTATGACATAAAGGGTGGGGTACTGGGAAGATCATTTAATCATGGGGATGGAGTCTATATCACGATTAGTGACCTTATGGGACACAGGACTGTATTCTGCCTCTGAGGTATCTACCATGCAAATATATAACAAGTTACTCTCACGAAACCTTGCATCTGTCAAGACCTTCAGTTTGGGCTTTTGTAAGTGTGAACTATGTTTGTTGTTTAAGTCAGCCAGTCTATGGTATTTTGCTATAGGAGCCAAAAGTAACAAAGATAACCAATAAGGAAGGAGGAATGCAAGATAGGCTGTTGAATTATTGGCAACAAAGTCAGAAACACAAGgaaaaagaggggagaggaaaagatgTCAGCCTCCCACACAAATTCTCAGGTGAGAAAGACTTGCTGTATGCTGAAGAGCATTTTCATGGGGCCTGATTTATCTCAGCAGAAAATCTGTAGGGGCAGGAGCTAGGGTGACTTCGGACAGCCAGGTCTGTAAGAGGAGCGTAGTGATACTGACAGCTGTCTTGGAGGGAAATACAGATAACATGTGAATATGTATGAGACTTGCAGATGGAAGCTGTCTCTAACATTAACAAtaaacacacaccttgtctttgACACTGCTCTTGCCTTGCTCTTGGTAGAGTTTTCATGGTGTACTAAATTCACTTCCGTCTTATAATAATGACATTTGACATGACAACAAAGTTAATGTCAGCAATTCTGCCGTCTTCTCATGGCAAAGCACTGCTTAAGCAATAAAGTTATTTTCAGGTTAAATCTTATGGTACGGTCTCATTTTGTATGCCCATGTGTAATTTTATGACAAAATGTATCTTTAGGTAAAGAACTATCCTTCTTTGATGAAAGGATGAACATTGTTTTAACTTGTTTGGATAAAGAATGAAACCAGTCAGTATTTCACATCTGGCATATCACATGTTGGTGTTTACTGTGCACAACCATGAAATTTCATGGGTCCTCAGAACATCTCCGAACCCCCCTCCGACCTCGCCTTTCTAAATGTTAGAATAACAGACATATGCCAGTGTGCTCGACTGTGTTGTGCACTTCAAATACACATGAAAAATGCTTGTGACAAATCTGGGACATGGACTCAGGCCCCCATGGACACCCTTTTGAGACTGTCTCCTATTTGGATGCTGATGCCATTGCATCCTGGTAgatgatggaaaaataaaaagaaattcagacaCTAAGGATGTGAAGACCCTGAGGAGTCAGAGGTGCAGACATTAAATATAAGCACAAGTCACATTGATTCAAGCTCTCAGCTTATGTATGTCCAAGCTCCCTCTCAGAGTGATTGGGTCCTAGGAATCTACCTGCACACATGGATGGACTCACCTAATGATATAACTACATAAAGGATAAGCATGCAAC
Coding sequences:
- the LOC127673185 gene encoding anionic trypsin-2-like, which encodes MFSERVSRTQHKAQLREGVEAGGRIQVRLGEHNIIVVEGYEQFVNAAKIIRHPNVNLRTLNNDIMLIKLSSLVTLNVRVSTVALSTSCAPAGTQCHISGWGNTLSCGVNNPDLLQFLDDPLLPQADCEASYPRKITDNMVCAGFLEGGKDSCQGDSGGPVVCNGDLQGIVSWGYGCALPDNTSVYTKICNYVD